The genomic stretch CAGGCTCTATTCCCAGATATTCTACCATTTTTTGTTTCCAAATTTTTGGTAAGTCATCTATACTTACATCACCAGTAAATATCATTTTTTCTATTTCATACCTCACCATAATATGTAGAGAATATGTTAATTCATCAGCTTCTACTCTTATAAGTCCTGGTTCAATCTTGTTTATTTGTTTAGAAAATTCTTCAAAATCAATATCTTTTAAAAATGGATAAAACTCTTGTGCTTTCTTATATAGTGGCTTCCAAAAAGCATCATTTCTTCCAACTATATTTTCCATAAATCTTGATTGTGATTCATGTAGCCCCATACTTCCACCTGTCCCAAGTAAAGTATCTATAAGTTCATCTCCTGTTTGTTGTTCATAAATTCCATGCCCTGCTTCATGTATTATTGAAAATACAGTTGAAAATGGCATATTTTTCTTATTATTTGTTGTAAGTCTAACATCATTTTTATTTAAGTTTAAAGTAAATGGATGTTCACTTGTTTCAATAAGTCCCTTTTCAAAATCAAAACCTACATATTCTGCTAAGTATTTTGCAAACTTTAATTGTACATCTTCATCAACAGGAACATCTATTTTATTTTCTTCTTTTAATGTTTTTTTCTTTTCTTGTACTTTCTTTAAAAATGGTACTATTTCCTTTTTTAACTCACTAAAAAATATATCTAATTTTTCAGTATCCATTCCTTTTTCATAGTCATTTAATAAAACATCATAAAGATTCTTTTCATCTTTTCTTCTATATTCTGCAAACTTTTTATTATAGTTAAATATTTTTTCTAAATTATCTTTAACTATTGAAAAATCTTTTTTAGATTTAGCTTCTTCCCAAATTCCTTGATTTATACTTGTCAATTTTGCATAGGCTTCATATTCATCAGCAGGTATCTTTTTCTTCTTCTCTATATCTTCCATTGACAATTCAATTTCTTTTTTTTCAATTTCAGATAAACTTTCTTTTTCTTTATTTAAACTTTCTACTATATTCACAAACTCATCTGAAGTAAATAAATTGTATTCCTGCATACTAAGTTCTCCAACTAAGTCAGATAAATATGCCTTTGATTTTGCAGGAGTCTTTGTTTCTAAGTCCCATTGTATAAGTTCTAGATTAGCATATATTCTATTTTTCTTTTTCACTAATTCTCTAAATTTTTCTTTCATATATAATTCCTCCATTAAAATATTTTCAATACTTTAACTTACTTTCTTTTTATCAATCCGTTTTTAACAGTGTAATTATTATTTAAAATATCTAAAACACTAAGAACTATTCCATCTCTTGTCTTATATGTTTCTCCACCCATAACTACAATAATAACATCAGTATCTTCAAATTTACTTGCAACAGCTATATTATATTTTGCTTCCTTATGGAAACCTGTCTTTATTCCATATATTCCATTTTCTCCAATTAAATGGTTTCTATTTCTTATAGATATTTTTCCATTATAGATTTTTGTGCTTTTTATTCCTGCAATCTCAATATATTTTTTGTATTTCAATGCTTCTATTGATAATTTATATATTCCTCTTGCTGTTCCTTCATCCATAGGTTGTTTTGTAACTCTTGTTGGTAAACCAGCAGGAGTATGATATTTTATTTGATTTTCTAAACCATATTCCTTCAATTTTCTATTCATTTTAGCAACAAAGCTAAATATGCTTCCATTTCCTACATACTCTGCTATTGCATAAGTTGCATTATTAGCTGAATATACAGCTGAAGCCTTTATTAAATCTTCTAAAATAAATATTTGGTCTGCTTTTAAAGGAATTCCACTTCCACCATATTTTAAAGGGTTTTTACTTATTCTTACATTATCACTTAAAGAAATATTTCCTGCATTAATTTCATCAAATGTTACCATTAAAGACATCATCTTTGTCACAGAAGCAAGTGGATACATTGTATCTGCATCTTTTGCAAAAATTACATTTCCTTTTGTATCACCAACTATAACTGCTCTAAAATTATCTGGTAGCTCCCATTCTACACCATCAGCAGAATAATATTTAATCATTTCATACTTTTGTTTCTCTTTTTCTGGATTTTCAGGTTCTTCAATTGCTAAATTCTTATCCTCTTGAACTTCCTTAACTTTTTCAGTAAGCTCTTTTGTTTCATCTTTTATAATTTTTTCTTTTTGTTTATTCTCTTCTTTATTCTCTACAACTTTATTTTCTTCTTTCTTTGTTTGTTCTGCACCAACATTTTTATCTTCTGTAATTTCTTGTATTTGTTGTTGTACTGGTTGTTTTGTAACTACTGCTTCTTGTTCTTTACTTTCTTCTAAAAGCTCTGCTGAAATATCTTCTATTAATTGTATTTCTCTAACTTCACCAGAATAAGCATTTGTAAATAATATTCCTAAAATAGTCATAACTAAAAATATTTTTTTGAATTTCTTATACATCTTATTTACTCCTATAATTTAAAATAGCCCTTACATTATATCACAATGTAAAGACTATTTATTAATTTTTTTATTTTATTTAATTGTTATGCTATTTTGCATCTCTTTTTGATATATAATCTTCTATTGCCATTTTTATAGCTTCTTCTGCTAAAACTGAACAGTGCATTTTAACTGCTGGTAATCCACCTAAAGCATCAACAACAGCTTTATTAGTAACTTGTAATGCTTCATCAACTGTTTTTCCTATAATCATATCAGTTGAAATTGAAGAACTTGCAATAGCTGATGCACAACCAAATGTTCTAAACTTTACATCTGATATTTTATCATCATCAACTTTAATAAAAATTTCCATTATATCTCCACAAGAAGGGTTTCCAACTTTTCCATATCCATCTGGATTTTCAATTACTCCTGCATTATGAGGGTTCATAAAATGTTGCATAACTTTTTCTGTATATTGCATAAAAATTCATCTCCTTTAATTATCTAAACAATTATATCTATATCTTAATTTCAATTATATTTCAATTTTTTAAAAACTTGCTTCATTTGTCAATTTATTATCTTTAAAAGTTCTCCATAATGGTGATAATTCTCTTAATTTTCCAATTATTTCAACTAAAGCTTCAATAGTGTAATCAATTTCTTCTTTTGTAGTATATTTACTTAAAGAAAATCTTAATGTTCCATGTGCATATTCAGCAGGTATTCCCATAGCTAGTAAAACATGTGATGGTTGTAAACTATCAGATGAACAAGCTGAACCTGAGCTTACTGCAATTCCTTTTAAACTTAGATTTAAAAGCATAGATTCTCCTTCTAAGTATTTAAAAGTAATACTTGAAGTTCCTGGTAATCTTCTTGTACCTTTTCCATTTATTTTTATTTCTGGTATTCTTTTTGATACTTCATCTTCAAAATAATTTCTTAATGTTTCTTCTCTGTTCCATTCTTCTTTCATATTTGCTACTGCCATTTCAAGAGCCTTAGCTAAACCAACTATATATGGTACATTTGAAGTTCCTGGTCTTCTTTTTCCTTCTTGGTTACCACCAGTTATTATTCTTGCCAAACGAACTCCATCTCTTTTATATAAAACTCCTATTCCTTTTGGAGCATGGAATTTATGTCCTGAGAAACATAATAAATCTATTCCCATTTTTTCAGGATATATTTCTACTTTTCCCATAGTTTGAACTGCATCAACATGAAGTATTATTTTTCTTTCTTTTGTTATTTTTGCAATTTCTTCTACTGGTTGGAATGAACCAACTTCATTATTAGCATGCATAATACTTACAAGAATTGTATCTTCTCTTAATGCTTTTTTAAACTCTTCTACTATTATAACACCATTTTCATCAACTGGTACCATCGTAACTTCAAAACCATCTTCTATTAAATCCATAAAAGTATTTTTTACTGCTGGATGTTCTATTGTAGATGTTATAATATGTTTTCCTCTATGTTTATATGCCTTAGCTATTCCTCTTATTGCTAAATTATCTGCTTCACTTCCTTAGGCAGTAAAAATTATTTCAGTTGGTTTAGCTTTTAAAATATCAGCAATAGTTTGTCTTGCTTGTGTAACTGCTAAACCTGTTTCATTACCAAATAAGTGTAAACTAAATGGGTTACCATAATAATCTGAAAAATATGGTATCATTGCTTTTACAACTTCTTCATCAACCTTTGTTGTTGCATTATTATCTAAATAAACTTTCATTACATCTCATCTCCCTAATAGTATCTATATACTTTATAACATTCTTTAGCAACTTTGTCAAGAATAAATTATACTTTTTTAGTTATCATTCGATAATTTTTTTACTCCATAGTTGCAATACTCAGAAATTTCACACTCTGAGCACTTTGGTCTTCTTGCAATACAAGTTGCTCTTCCATGTAAAATTAAATAATGAGAAAAAACTATCCAAGATTTTTTAGGAACAATTTTCATTAAGTCTAATTCAATTTTTATTGGATCTTCATTATTTACAAGTCCTATTAGGTTCGTAAGCCTTTTAACATGTGTATCAACAGTTATCCCATCTGCAAGCCCCCAGACTTCTCCTCTTACAACATTAGCAGTTTTTCTTCCAACTCCTGCTAATTCTGTAAGTTTATCCATATCCTGTGGGATTTCTCCATTATATTTTTCTAATAACTGCTCACTACATTTCTTTATATTCTTAGCTTTATTTCTAAAAAAACCTGTACTTTTTATATAGTTTTCAATTTCTTCTAATTCCATATTAGCAAAATCTTCTGGTGTATTTACATGTTTAAACATTTCTTCTGTAACTATATTAACCCTTTTATCTGTACATTGTGCAGAGAGTATAACTGCTACCAAAAGTTCAAAAGGAGTTTTGAAATCCAAAGCACATTTTGGAGTTCCAAACTTCTTTTCCAAATCCACTAATATTTTTTTTACTTTTTCCTTTTTTGTCATTGTATCGTATCCTTTTTTAATATTAAATATTCCAGTCCATCATTATAAATTTCTTTCTTATCATCATATATAAAGCCTAAATTTTCAAAAAGTTTTTTTGAAGCAATATTTTCTTCTAATATATATGCTTGAAGAAATTTTATATTTTTGTTCTCATTTAAAAATTTATTTATACTTTCAGATAAAATTTCTTGTGAATATTTTTTATTTCTATAATCTTTATTCAAATAGATATTTACTTTTGCAGTATCAGTTAAAATTTCATAACTTGTCATTGCTACAAAATTATTTTCTTCATCTTCAAATATATAGATTGAATAATCAAAAGAAGATATATGAGTTTTATACCATTCATTATGATTTTTATGTATCTTTTGTTGTTGTTTCTTATTTTTGAAATATTTATTTACAAAATCTAAATGCAAATTTTTGTAAATAATTTCAATATCCTCTTCTCTCATATTTCTTATTTTGAACCTAGACAAGAATACCACCCCTAATATCTATTCAAAGTACTTGTATAATAGCATATTTATTGATATGTATCAATAATTTTAGAAGAAATATAAAAGTCAGGCATAGTATCCTGACCTTTTTTACATTATTTTTTCTTTAAAGTTTCATTTATTGCATTTTTTAATTGCTCTCCACTGATAGCACCATTTACAAAACCTTCTAAATAACCATTTTTATTTATTACATAAGTTGTAGGAAAATATTTTATTCCATAGTCATCAAAAGACTTTCCTGCTTCATCCATTAAAGTTGGGTATGTAACATTCTTTTTCTTTAAGAATGAAATAATTTTATCTTTTTCAACATCAACATTATTTGGATTTTCTTTAGTTTTAGGTCCTGCTACTCCTAAGATTACTACAT from Fusobacterium hwasookii encodes the following:
- a CDS encoding carboxypeptidase M32; translated protein: MKEKFRELVKKKNRIYANLELIQWDLETKTPAKSKAYLSDLVGELSMQEYNLFTSDEFVNIVESLNKEKESLSEIEKKEIELSMEDIEKKKKIPADEYEAYAKLTSINQGIWEEAKSKKDFSIVKDNLEKIFNYNKKFAEYRRKDEKNLYDVLLNDYEKGMDTEKLDIFFSELKKEIVPFLKKVQEKKKTLKEENKIDVPVDEDVQLKFAKYLAEYVGFDFEKGLIETSEHPFTLNLNKNDVRLTTNNKKNMPFSTVFSIIHEAGHGIYEQQTGDELIDTLLGTGGSMGLHESQSRFMENIVGRNDAFWKPLYKKAQEFYPFLKDIDFEEFSKQINKIEPGLIRVEADELTYSLHIMVRYEIEKMIFTGDVSIDDLPKIWKQKMVEYLGIEPENDSEGLMQDVYWYCGLVGYFPSYAIGNAYASQIYNAMKKDFDVESALRNQELNKITDWLGEKIHKYGRLKDTAEIVKKVTGEELNPKYYIDYLKEKYSKIYEI
- the nifU gene encoding Fe-S cluster assembly scaffold protein NifU — its product is MQYTEKVMQHFMNPHNAGVIENPDGYGKVGNPSCGDIMEIFIKVDDDKISDVKFRTFGCASAIASSSISTDMIIGKTVDEALQVTNKAVVDALGGLPAVKMHCSVLAEEAIKMAIEDYISKRDAK
- a CDS encoding TlpA family protein disulfide reductase, whose product is MRFKSKLLLVLVFIVMSFSAFAAKSNKKEDVKMPNIVLYDQYGKKHSLEEYKGKVVVINFWATWCGYCVRELPEFEKVYKEFGSNKKDVVILGVAGPKTKENPNNVDVEKDKIISFLKKKNVTYPTLMDEAGKSFDDYGIKYFPTTYVINKNGYLEGFVNGAISGEQLKNAINETLKKK
- a CDS encoding D-alanyl-D-alanine carboxypeptidase family protein encodes the protein MYKKFKKIFLVMTILGILFTNAYSGEVREIQLIEDISAELLEESKEQEAVVTKQPVQQQIQEITEDKNVGAEQTKKEENKVVENKEENKQKEKIIKDETKELTEKVKEVQEDKNLAIEEPENPEKEKQKYEMIKYYSADGVEWELPDNFRAVIVGDTKGNVIFAKDADTMYPLASVTKMMSLMVTFDEINAGNISLSDNVRISKNPLKYGGSGIPLKADQIFILEDLIKASAVYSANNATYAIAEYVGNGSIFSFVAKMNRKLKEYGLENQIKYHTPAGLPTRVTKQPMDEGTARGIYKLSIEALKYKKYIEIAGIKSTKIYNGKISIRNRNHLIGENGIYGIKTGFHKEAKYNIAVASKFEDTDVIIVVMGGETYKTRDGIVLSVLDILNNNYTVKNGLIKRK
- a CDS encoding GNAT family N-acetyltransferase — translated: MSRFKIRNMREEDIEIIYKNLHLDFVNKYFKNKKQQQKIHKNHNEWYKTHISSFDYSIYIFEDEENNFVAMTSYEILTDTAKVNIYLNKDYRNKKYSQEILSESINKFLNENKNIKFLQAYILEENIASKKLFENLGFIYDDKKEIYNDGLEYLILKKDTIQ
- the nth gene encoding endonuclease III, with amino-acid sequence MTKKEKVKKILVDLEKKFGTPKCALDFKTPFELLVAVILSAQCTDKRVNIVTEEMFKHVNTPEDFANMELEEIENYIKSTGFFRNKAKNIKKCSEQLLEKYNGEIPQDMDKLTELAGVGRKTANVVRGEVWGLADGITVDTHVKRLTNLIGLVNNEDPIKIELDLMKIVPKKSWIVFSHYLILHGRATCIARRPKCSECEISEYCNYGVKKLSNDN